Proteins from one Anastrepha obliqua isolate idAnaObli1 chromosome 2, idAnaObli1_1.0, whole genome shotgun sequence genomic window:
- the LOC129237968 gene encoding activating signal cointegrator 1, giving the protein MEKWIRERLKNCLDFEVPDDMIKYIVSIKSSTEFDEYFESLLNPECEDHRSFLADCKQRLFSKPLPNKRTPQANAQKSKQGQGAGHIKQSQNTVSLEGKFGKLPNQQQQSQTAQGAKKKSKYVSLYTSDGSVSGEVIMLKGRRFCDCQASQHKLINNCLSCGRIVCEQEGSGPCLFCGEIVCTNEEMQIMKSDTKKGQNMLKSLKEKGGGESLKKALEQRDRLLEYDRNSEKRTTVIDDELDYFEENSVWLSDAERAKLERLKQEMHEKKHESRAKRKIKVDFAGRELEDDSPLTVDFENRVLKEIAEAKAADGNKSNWSNRKNAQKITPDTCGTDPNIDGELRPVYKLTAEGKTLTVDGRANQGFADRSYNRVQDKELLEMQDMRHCLSMHQPWASLLVEGIKKHEGRVWYSEHRGRLWIASTVKDPHPEEIEELKNFYKNYYNDPDIQFPEHYPTGCLLGCVRVEDCLAQEDYREIYPNGESESPYVFICANPEKLPVVFPVKGQHKIYQIDPKIHNAACKTLLRLKNTKV; this is encoded by the exons atggaaaagtgGATACGTGAACGACTAAAGAATTGTCTGGACTTCGAAGTACCAGATGATATGATAAA GTACATTGTGTCCATCAAGTCTTCAACTGAATTTGATGAATATTTTGAATCTCTGCTTAATCCTGAATGCGAAGACCATCGTTCCTTCTTGGCTGATTGCAAGCAGCGTTTGTTTAGCAAGCCACTGCCCAATAAACGTACACCCCAAGCAAATgctcaaaaatcaaaacaaggCCAGGGCGCTGGGCATATCAAACAGAGCCAAAATACAGTTTCATTGGAAGGGAAATTCGGCAAGCTaccaaaccaacaacaacaatcgcaAACAGCGCAAGGTGCTAAAAAAAAGTCCAAATATGTGAGTCTGTACACCAGTGACGGCAGTGTTAGTGGAGAAGTGATAATGTTGAAAGGGCGCCGTTTTTGCGATTGCCAAGCGTCACAGCACAAACTTATCAATAATTGCCTGAGTTGTGGACGCATTGTTTGCGAGCAGGAAGGTAGTGGTCCATGTCTCTTTTGTGGTGAAATCGTTTGCACCAACGAGGAAATGCAAATCATGAAGAGCGATACCAAAAAAGGTCAAAATATGTTGAAGTCGTTAAAGGAAAAAGGAGGTGGAGAATCACTGAAAAAAGCGCTCGAGCAACGTGACCGTCTGTTGGAGTATGATCGTAATAGTGAAAAACGTACAACTGTTATTGATGACGAACTCGATTACTTTGAG GAAAATTCGGTTTGGCTCTCGGATGCAGAACGTGCTAAACTGGAACGCTTGAAGCAGGAAATGCATGAGAAGAAGCACGAGAGCCGTGCCAAACGAAAAATAAAGGTCGACTTTGCTGGCCGCGAGCTGGAAGATGATTCACCACTTACTGTCGATTTTGAGAATCGTGTGCTGAAGGAAATTGCAGAAGCAAAAGCCGCTGATGGAAACAAAAGTAATTGGTCTAACCGCAAAAATGCGCAAAAAATTACACCGGATACGTGTGGAACAGATCCCAACATAGATGGTGAACTACGTCCGGTATACAAACTAACTGCGGAAGGTAAGACACTAACCGTAGATGGGCGTGCCAATCAAGGTTTTGCAGATCGCTCATATAATCGCGTGCAAGATAAGGAGTTATTAGAGATGCAAGACATGCGACATTGCCTTTCAATGCATCAACCATGGGCTTCATTGCTTGTGGAGGgtataaaaaa GCATGAGGGACGCGTTTGGTATAGCGAGCATCGTGGCCGTTTATGGATAGCTTCCACTGTTAAGGATCCACATCCTGAGGAAATTGAAGAACTAAAAAATTTCTACAAGAATTACTACAATGATCCTGACATACAGTTTCCAGAACACTATCCAACAGGTTGTTTACTAGGTTGTGTACGAGTTGAGGATTGCCTGGCGCAAGAAGATTATCGCGAAATCTACCCTAATGGCGAATCTGAGAGTCCATACGTCTTCATTTGCGCAAACCCAGAAAAACTGCCTGTTGTATTTCCTGTTAAAGGGCaacataaaatat ATCAAATCGACCCTAAGATACATAATGCGGCTTGCAAAACATTACTACGCTTAAAGAATACAAAAGTCTAA
- the LOC129237967 gene encoding uncharacterized protein LOC129237967 isoform X2 gives MAMEPTIKYENCEDVFIGPTGIMPTGPAQKRHFNNLEEVSQCDGAGSVYYQDNRNELLKLQNPGFVAPSSQPFYPHLQSAPVGQQEAKPAKRCRRGESAVLFSPPFFEPESNNGNSDIFTARCVSCQVMLRGHKNVSSNFIKHMKRSHPEVHKMYENYKLLKQHGFGHGMSGMNMNLPPNKPSTGTSEQNLFDATGFLETIPSNTNATGTDATENEQNSETTENSLPNSTADLNDTTENSVDFQINKNELIDASRSEVNLSNKTLQAMSKMFDEKLKSFATKSELNEVTKNIISQVHSRQSTPCSTIHTEDDDDDNDNDKREVEQDKFKNLQSELETMRERLASSEHSKQILQRELHSLEKVVRRRKLIINNIPVAPDQQPQNAVEQLFRERFDMPNVQLESVSVIGNRNRLHHDRQILLVAIVHETDVNAIFRKSACLRNTGIYIESQMSQISLKRKEKLLVLRREMLRRNRSLRVMVRNAQLIVCNTYFYWDDLLGLCVGNLDVPDMQLISGDEAAEELKKLTKLDMKEFLSVLKNYDIR, from the exons ATGGCAATGGAGCCCacaattaaatatgaaaattgtgAAGATGTATTTATAGGGCCGACGGGTATTATGCCTACTGGTCCTGCACAGAAACGCCATTTTAACAATTTGGAGGAAGTGAGCCAATGCGATGGCGCTGGTAGCGTCTATTATCAAGATAATAGAAACGAACTCTTAAAATTGCAAAATCCTGGGTTTGTAGCACCATCGAGTCAACCATTCTACCCGCACCTGCAGAGCGCTCCTGTGGGCCAACAAGAAGCTAAACCGGCTAAACGTTGTCGGCGTGGAGAAAGTGCGGTACTATTTTCGCCGCCTTTCTTCGAG cCAGAAAGCAATAACGGCAATAGTGACATATTTACTGCGCGCTGTGTTTCCTGTCAGGTGATGCTGCGTGGTCACAAAAATGTATCGTCAAACTTTATCAAACACATGAAACGTTCGCATCCAGAAGTGCACAAAATGTATGAAAACTATAAATTGCTAAAGCAGCATGGATTTGGACATGGAATGAGTGGCATGAATATGAACTTGCCGCCAAACAAGCCGTCCACGGGAACAAGTGAACAAAACCTTTTCGATGCAACTGGATTCCTGGAAACCATTCCATCAAACACCAATGCCACAGGAACTGATGCAActgaaaatgaacaaaattccGAAACCACAGAAAATTCACTACCAAATTCTACCGCCGATTTAAACGACACCACCGAAAACTCTGTTGATTTCCAGATCAATAAAAATGAACTGATAGATGCTTCTCGATCAGAAGTTAATTTATCAAACAAAACCCTACAAGCGATGAGTAAAATGTTTGATGAGAAACTCAAGTCATTTGCAACCAAATCGGAATTGAACGAAGtgactaaaaatattataagccaGGTGCACTCTCGGCAAAGCACACCTTGCTCTACTATACATAccgaagatgatgatgatgataacgATAATGATAAGAGGGAAGTCGAGCaagacaaatttaaaaatttacaaagcgAACTTGAAACTATGCGGGAGCGTTTGGCAAGCTCTGAACACAGCAAGCAAATTTTACAACGTGAACTGCATTCACTTGAAAAAGTAGTACGCAGGCGTAAGCTGATTATAAACAATATACCAGTTGCACCTGATCAGCAGCCTCAAAATGCTGTAGAACAGTTATTTAGGGAACGTTTCGACATGCCAAATGTGCAGTTAGAAAGCGTGAGTGTAATAGGAAATAGGAACCGATTGCACCACGATCGGCAGATTCTGCTCGTAGCTATTGTGCATGAAACTGATGTGAATGCAATATTTAGAAAGAGCGCTTGTTTGAGAAACACCGGCATTTATATCGAGTCGCAGATGTCGCAAATTTCGTTGAAACGCAAGGAAAAGCTCTTGGTTTTGCGTCGAGAAATGTTGCGGCGGAATCGTTCATTGCGGGTTATGGTACGTAATGCACAACTAATAGTGTGTAATACATATTTCTATTGGGATGATTTGCTTGGTTTGTGTGTGGGCAATTTGGATGTTCCCGACATGCAATTGATAAGTGGCGATGAAGCGGCTGAAGAATTGAAGAAATTAACAAAACTTGATATGAAAGAATTTCTgagtgttttgaaaaattatgataTAAGATAA
- the LOC129237967 gene encoding uncharacterized protein LOC129237967 isoform X1, giving the protein MAMEPTIKYENCEDVFIGPTGIMPTGPAQKRHFNNLEEVSQCDGAGSVYYQDNRNELLKLQNPGFVAPSSQPFYPHLQSAPVGQQEAKPAKRCRRGESAVLFSPPFFEVPESNNGNSDIFTARCVSCQVMLRGHKNVSSNFIKHMKRSHPEVHKMYENYKLLKQHGFGHGMSGMNMNLPPNKPSTGTSEQNLFDATGFLETIPSNTNATGTDATENEQNSETTENSLPNSTADLNDTTENSVDFQINKNELIDASRSEVNLSNKTLQAMSKMFDEKLKSFATKSELNEVTKNIISQVHSRQSTPCSTIHTEDDDDDNDNDKREVEQDKFKNLQSELETMRERLASSEHSKQILQRELHSLEKVVRRRKLIINNIPVAPDQQPQNAVEQLFRERFDMPNVQLESVSVIGNRNRLHHDRQILLVAIVHETDVNAIFRKSACLRNTGIYIESQMSQISLKRKEKLLVLRREMLRRNRSLRVMVRNAQLIVCNTYFYWDDLLGLCVGNLDVPDMQLISGDEAAEELKKLTKLDMKEFLSVLKNYDIR; this is encoded by the exons ATGGCAATGGAGCCCacaattaaatatgaaaattgtgAAGATGTATTTATAGGGCCGACGGGTATTATGCCTACTGGTCCTGCACAGAAACGCCATTTTAACAATTTGGAGGAAGTGAGCCAATGCGATGGCGCTGGTAGCGTCTATTATCAAGATAATAGAAACGAACTCTTAAAATTGCAAAATCCTGGGTTTGTAGCACCATCGAGTCAACCATTCTACCCGCACCTGCAGAGCGCTCCTGTGGGCCAACAAGAAGCTAAACCGGCTAAACGTTGTCGGCGTGGAGAAAGTGCGGTACTATTTTCGCCGCCTTTCTTCGAGGTG cCAGAAAGCAATAACGGCAATAGTGACATATTTACTGCGCGCTGTGTTTCCTGTCAGGTGATGCTGCGTGGTCACAAAAATGTATCGTCAAACTTTATCAAACACATGAAACGTTCGCATCCAGAAGTGCACAAAATGTATGAAAACTATAAATTGCTAAAGCAGCATGGATTTGGACATGGAATGAGTGGCATGAATATGAACTTGCCGCCAAACAAGCCGTCCACGGGAACAAGTGAACAAAACCTTTTCGATGCAACTGGATTCCTGGAAACCATTCCATCAAACACCAATGCCACAGGAACTGATGCAActgaaaatgaacaaaattccGAAACCACAGAAAATTCACTACCAAATTCTACCGCCGATTTAAACGACACCACCGAAAACTCTGTTGATTTCCAGATCAATAAAAATGAACTGATAGATGCTTCTCGATCAGAAGTTAATTTATCAAACAAAACCCTACAAGCGATGAGTAAAATGTTTGATGAGAAACTCAAGTCATTTGCAACCAAATCGGAATTGAACGAAGtgactaaaaatattataagccaGGTGCACTCTCGGCAAAGCACACCTTGCTCTACTATACATAccgaagatgatgatgatgataacgATAATGATAAGAGGGAAGTCGAGCaagacaaatttaaaaatttacaaagcgAACTTGAAACTATGCGGGAGCGTTTGGCAAGCTCTGAACACAGCAAGCAAATTTTACAACGTGAACTGCATTCACTTGAAAAAGTAGTACGCAGGCGTAAGCTGATTATAAACAATATACCAGTTGCACCTGATCAGCAGCCTCAAAATGCTGTAGAACAGTTATTTAGGGAACGTTTCGACATGCCAAATGTGCAGTTAGAAAGCGTGAGTGTAATAGGAAATAGGAACCGATTGCACCACGATCGGCAGATTCTGCTCGTAGCTATTGTGCATGAAACTGATGTGAATGCAATATTTAGAAAGAGCGCTTGTTTGAGAAACACCGGCATTTATATCGAGTCGCAGATGTCGCAAATTTCGTTGAAACGCAAGGAAAAGCTCTTGGTTTTGCGTCGAGAAATGTTGCGGCGGAATCGTTCATTGCGGGTTATGGTACGTAATGCACAACTAATAGTGTGTAATACATATTTCTATTGGGATGATTTGCTTGGTTTGTGTGTGGGCAATTTGGATGTTCCCGACATGCAATTGATAAGTGGCGATGAAGCGGCTGAAGAATTGAAGAAATTAACAAAACTTGATATGAAAGAATTTCTgagtgttttgaaaaattatgataTAAGATAA
- the LOC129238143 gene encoding mannosyl-oligosaccharide alpha-1,2-mannosidase IA-like has protein sequence MYRIGPIGRKSNFHLREKFLIGLVLATLCLLCFGGIFLLPDNFGGDRVLRVYKQFQKAGPEMFIPAPPLAGHAPKDSDPHFIGDRQKLQAKIKEELGDILDKPLLQQHHPDAGYDGEELGAADDGQQQQQGVAPPLNGEGPPETVNPAGKAHTNNNNDDVAARMDNNNLPVGKVASLQFGQNGNADPDPAVEEKRQKVKEVSESIRTKTITTNKTTLKPLQRDWR, from the coding sequence ATGTATCGCATCGGACCAATTGGCCGCAAATCGAATTTTCACTTGCGTGAAAAATTCCTTATTGGCCTGGTGTTAGCCACATTATGCCTGCTCTGTTTTGGTGGTATATTTTTGCTGCCCGATAATTTTGGTGGAGACCGCGTGTTGCGCGTGTATAAGCAATTCCAAAAAGCCGGTCCAGAGATGTTCATACCGGCACCGCCACTAGCTGGTCACGCACCAAAAGACTCAGATCCACACTTCATTGGAGACCGTCAAAAGTTGCAGGCAAAAATCAAAGAGGAATTAGGTGACATATTAGATAAGCCGTTGCTGCAGCAACACCACCCAGATGCTGGTTATGACGGCGAGGAATTGGGTGCAGCAGATGAtggtcaacaacaacaacagggtgTGGCGCCACCGTTGAATGGCGAGGGGCCCCCTGAAACTGTTAATCCTGCCGGGAAGGcacacaccaacaacaacaatgacgaCGTTGCGGCACGTATGGACAACAATAACTTACCCGTGGGGAAAGTTGCTAGCTTACAATTCGGTCAGAATGGAAATGCCGATCCGGATCCTGCTGTTGAAGAGAAGCGCCAGAAAGTTAAAGAGGTAAGTGAGAGCATCcgaacaaaaacaattacaacTAATAAAACTACACTTAAGCCATTACAACGTGATTGGCGCTAA